GACTGCGTGAGTCCCGATGATCTAGACTCAAGGTGCGGCTTCGCCTTCTGCATCCCTAACATTGGGTGTGGGCCAATGGACCGGTATTGGTGCCTTGGCGAATGTCGATGACATCGCGAAACAAGGAGCCGGCACGACCGGTGGGCGTGGCTCGATCATTTTTTTGCTGGTGTCTCTCGGGCGCCCTCCTAGCGTGTGCTCCGGCAATAGCGGCCACTCAGCAGGTGCTGCCGATCTCGTCGGAGCCAACTTCGTGCGAGGTCGTCCTCCAGGAGACGCTCAGTCTCGGAGCAATGGATGACCCGGGGACGATCGGAGTTCCCTCGGCAATCACGCGTGTCGAGTCCGGCGACTTCGTGCTTGCTACGCCGGAGAACGGCGCCGAGATGCTGGTTTACGACCGCCACGGCCGTTATCGGGAGAGGTTCGGGCGGAGCGGAGAGGGGCCGGGTGAGTTCTTCGAACCGGGCCACGGCATCCTGCGACCGCTGCCGGATGGCGGCGTGCTGGTGCTGGATCCCTTCATTCGGCGGATATCGCGCCTCTCTGCGGCTTGGGAGGCGGTGCGGTTGACGGACCTGGGCGCAAGGTTTACGACCAACTTCGTGCCGTTGGCTTCCGGTTCGGGGTTCGTGCTGGCGGGCTGGGGGACCGCCGAGTCGGAGCGCGCCGAGATCACGCAGACCATCGATCTCGATGGGAACGCACTCAAGATGATCGCCATCGTACCCACGGACGACGCGATGCGTAGTTTCTTCCCTTCGCCGCTGGCAACGGATGAGGGAGGGCGAGTGTGGCGCGCGCTGCCCACGGAGTACGCCGTCGAGGCGTGGGATCCCGCCAACCCAGGCAGCGTCATTCGGCTAGAGGGGCAGCCCGCTTGGTTCACGCCTGGCCCGCCATTGGAGGGGTATCCGCTCGACGCCCCGGCACCATCGGTCATCAACGGTCTGAGGTACGCGGACGGGCTCTTGTGGATTACGACACTGGTAGCGGACGACGAGTGGAGGGATGCCGTCGCCGATCCCGTGCCGCTCGTACCGCTCGATTTGCGGAAGATGATGGATGGAGTGATCGAGGTGATTGACGTCCGCACGGGTCGTCTCGTCGCTCGAACCGTACACGATGAGGTGCTGTGGTGGACCGGTGAGAAGTCTCTGTTGTACAGCATCAGAGAAGACGGCCTCGTTCCGCAGGCCGTCCTCTTTACGCCGTCGCTAGCCGGGGAGGCGTGCCCCGTCACGCCCATTCCGCCTCACTAGCTGTCGACGCGCTGATCCAGGCGGGAGGGCGGCATCGCGCGATGCCGCCCTCTCCGTACGTCAGATCCAGTCCTTCTTCCGGAAGTCAGCCATGACTTCGGCGAGCTTCTCCATGTCCGAGGGGAGGCCCATCGAGAGCCGGCTCCAGTCCGTCATCGGCGGGAAGGGGCGGCCCACGTTGAACCCGGCCTCGAACATGCGCTCGTTGTAGGTCGCGAGTTCGCCCTTGATCCGGTGCATGACGAAGTTGGTGTGGCTCGGCAGCACCTCGATGTCGAGCTGGCCGAGCGCGTCGTACATGATCGCCTTCGCCTCGTCGTTCGTCTTCACGCTCTTCGCGAAGAACTCTTCGTCGGCGAGCGAGGCGACGGCGGCCACGCCCGCGACGTGGTTGGGCGCGTTCCGCGTCGCGAAGGGGAGGACGCGCTGGACAGTGGCCTCGTGCGCGATCCCGTAGCCGAGCCGGATCCCGGCCATCGCGTACACCTTCGAGAAGGTGCGGGCGACGATCAGGTTCGGATGGCGCTCGATGAGAGGGACAAAGGTCTCGTAGCCGGGGTCGTCCGCGAGTTCGAAGTATGCCTCGTCCACGAGGAAGAGGTGCTGCTCGCCCTCGTCGCGGATCCAGTCCATGATCGGCCCGGTCGCGGTGAGCGTGCCGGTCGGGTTGTTCGGGTTGCAGAAGTAGATGACGCTCGGCGCGGACGACTTGGCGACCTCCTCGCGCATGCGGCCGATGTCGTGCGCGTAGTCGCTCGTGAGCGGAACCGTGACGTGGTCATAGGCGAACGGCTGCGAGTACCTCGGGACATCCTCATACGTCGGCTCGGCGTAGATGAGCCGGCCGCCGGGCGCCGCCCAGGCCGCCGAGGCGATGCGCAGGATCTCGGTCGAGCCGGAGCCGAAGAAGAGCTGGCCGGGCTTGACGCCGAAGCGGGCGACGAGCGCCTCGCGGACGAGTTCGCCGGTCGCGCCGGGATAGCGGTTCGCCTCGTCGAGCCCGTCGATGATCGCCTGCCGCGCCGACGGAGCGATACCGAGCGGGTTCTCGTTCGAACTCAGCCGGACGGGTCCGTTGTAGTCGCGTCCCGGTCGGCGGGGGTTGAAGAGGGTGTCGAGGCCGCGCGCCGTCGTCGCGCCCGCGAGGGGTGCGGCAAGGGGTGCGGCGGCGATGCCGGCAACGCCGGCGCCCGTGAGTCCGGCTCGGAGAAACGCCCTTCGCTTCATGTGGCCTCCCTGAGGTTCCGAGGACGCCCCCACCGCGGGGAGGCGGCGTCCGCCCATGCTTCGTTGAAACATGGCCCGCACGACGCCTAACGTCCAGCGCGCCGGCCCATCCCGCGTTCAGCGCGGAGGCGGGGGATCCCGG
This genomic stretch from Candidatus Palauibacter scopulicola harbors:
- a CDS encoding aminotransferase class I/II-fold pyridoxal phosphate-dependent enzyme, producing the protein MKRRAFLRAGLTGAGVAGIAAAPLAAPLAGATTARGLDTLFNPRRPGRDYNGPVRLSSNENPLGIAPSARQAIIDGLDEANRYPGATGELVREALVARFGVKPGQLFFGSGSTEILRIASAAWAAPGGRLIYAEPTYEDVPRYSQPFAYDHVTVPLTSDYAHDIGRMREEVAKSSAPSVIYFCNPNNPTGTLTATGPIMDWIRDEGEQHLFLVDEAYFELADDPGYETFVPLIERHPNLIVARTFSKVYAMAGIRLGYGIAHEATVQRVLPFATRNAPNHVAGVAAVASLADEEFFAKSVKTNDEAKAIMYDALGQLDIEVLPSHTNFVMHRIKGELATYNERMFEAGFNVGRPFPPMTDWSRLSMGLPSDMEKLAEVMADFRKKDWI